In Candidatus Eisenbacteria bacterium, a single genomic region encodes these proteins:
- a CDS encoding DUF4159 domain-containing protein, translated as MRQIAPAVSLATLFLLVATLASLAQVAPRGPALGPGQPSPPGARAFSIARLKYGGGGDWYEDRTSMVNLMRGVGARTSIPVGGEREAVVEPASAALFQYPFLFACGHGNMKFTPTEVTNMRRYLTTGGFWWVDDDFGIDPSFRREIRRIFPESPLIEIPYSHPIFHGLYEFPSGLPKIHEHAGGPAKAYGIVHQGRLVVFYSHDTDLGDGLEDEDVHHDPPEKREQALRMGLNIVHYALTH; from the coding sequence GTGCGCCAGATCGCTCCGGCCGTTTCCCTCGCGACGCTATTCCTCCTGGTCGCGACGCTTGCGTCCCTGGCCCAGGTGGCGCCGCGCGGTCCAGCCCTGGGCCCCGGCCAGCCCTCCCCGCCCGGCGCTCGCGCGTTCAGCATCGCGCGCCTCAAGTACGGCGGAGGCGGCGACTGGTATGAGGATCGGACCTCGATGGTGAACCTCATGCGCGGAGTCGGCGCCCGAACCTCGATCCCGGTCGGCGGGGAGCGCGAGGCGGTCGTGGAGCCGGCAAGCGCCGCCCTGTTCCAGTACCCCTTCCTGTTCGCGTGCGGTCACGGGAACATGAAGTTCACGCCGACCGAAGTGACGAACATGCGCCGATACCTGACGACCGGGGGATTTTGGTGGGTGGACGACGACTTCGGGATCGATCCTTCGTTCCGTCGCGAGATTCGCCGCATCTTTCCCGAGAGTCCGCTCATCGAGATCCCGTATTCGCATCCTATTTTTCACGGCCTTTACGAATTCCCGAGCGGGTTGCCGAAGATTCATGAGCACGCGGGTGGTCCCGCCAAGGCGTACGGCATTGTTCACCAAGGAAGGCTGGTTGTATTCTATTCGCACGACACGGACCTCGGTGACGGTCTCGAGGATGAAGACGTTCATCACGATCCGCCCGAAAAACGCGAGCAGGCGCTGCGCATGGGTCTCAACATCGTCCACTATGCGCTGACGCACTGA